The following proteins are encoded in a genomic region of Thermococcus henrietii:
- a CDS encoding protein-L-isoaspartate(D-aspartate) O-methyltransferase encodes MNLDELWRRTVENLVREGIIRSEAVRRAFLKYPRYLFVEGKYRKYAHLDEPLPIPAGQTVSAPHMVAIMLELAELKPGMNVLEIGTGSGWNASLISELVKTDVYTVERIPELVEFARRNLERAGVKNVHVIPGDGTLGFPPKAPYDRIIVTAGAPDIPKPLVEQLKPGGKLIIPVGSYHLWQDLLEVIKLEDGSIKVKNHGGVAFVPLIGEHGWRE; translated from the coding sequence ATGAACCTTGACGAGCTGTGGAGAAGGACGGTTGAGAACCTCGTTCGCGAGGGAATAATAAGGAGCGAAGCCGTTAGACGGGCCTTTCTAAAGTATCCCCGCTACCTCTTCGTTGAGGGGAAATACCGGAAGTACGCCCACCTCGACGAGCCGCTGCCGATTCCGGCCGGGCAGACGGTAAGCGCCCCCCACATGGTCGCGATAATGCTTGAGCTGGCCGAACTCAAACCCGGCATGAACGTCCTCGAAATAGGAACAGGGAGCGGGTGGAACGCTTCTCTCATCTCGGAGCTCGTCAAGACCGACGTCTACACCGTCGAGAGAATTCCAGAGCTTGTTGAGTTTGCGAGAAGGAACCTTGAAAGGGCCGGCGTGAAAAACGTTCACGTGATTCCCGGCGACGGGACGCTCGGCTTCCCGCCGAAGGCTCCCTACGACAGGATAATCGTAACCGCTGGAGCGCCGGACATACCGAAGCCCTTGGTGGAACAGCTCAAGCCCGGCGGAAAGCTCATAATCCCCGTCGGAAGCTACCACCTCTGGCAGGATTTGCTTGAGGTAATCAAGCTCGAAGACGGCTCGATTAAGGTGAAGAACCACGGGGGCGTTGCCTTCGTGCCCCTCATCGGGGAACACGGCTGGAGGGAGTAG